Proteins from a genomic interval of Caulobacter sp. SL161:
- the ilvD gene encoding dihydroxy-acid dehydratase, producing MPPYRSRTTTHGRNMAGARGLWRATGMKDSDFGKPIIAVANSFTQFVPGHVHLKDLGQLVAREIEAAGGVAKEFNTIAVDDGIAMGHGGMLYSLPSRDLIADSVEYMVNAHCADAIVCISNCDKITPGMLMAAMRLNIPVVFVSGGPMEAGKVTVKGKIRALDLVDAMVVAADDSYSDEEVTAIEKAACPTCGSCSGMFTANSMNCLTEALGLSLPGNGSVLATHADREALFKEAGRLIVDLCQRWYEQDDPTALPRGIATRAAFENAMSLDIAMGGSTNTVLHLLAAAHEGGIDFSMADIDRLSRRVPCLSKVAPAKSDVHMEDVHRAGGVMAILGELERGGLIDASQPTVHAPTMAEALARWDIGRTNSQTAHEFFKAAPGGKPTQVAFSQAARWEELDLDRETGVIRSVEHPFSKDGGLAVLFGNLAPEGCIVKTAGVDESILTFRGAARVFESQDSAVSGILGGQVKAGEVVVIRYEGPKGGPGMQEMLYPTTYLKSKGLGAACALITDGRFSGGTSGLSIGHVSPEAGEGGLIALVETGDSILIDIPTRGITLEVPDDVLAARREAQLARGKDAWTPKDRQREVSPALRAYAAMTTNAARGAVRDVSQVERGR from the coding sequence AGCTTCACCCAGTTCGTGCCCGGACACGTGCACCTGAAGGACCTGGGCCAGCTGGTCGCCCGCGAGATCGAGGCCGCCGGGGGCGTGGCCAAGGAGTTCAACACCATCGCCGTCGACGACGGCATCGCCATGGGCCACGGCGGGATGCTCTACTCGCTGCCCAGCCGCGACCTGATCGCCGACAGCGTCGAGTACATGGTCAACGCCCACTGCGCCGACGCGATCGTCTGCATCTCCAACTGCGACAAGATCACGCCCGGCATGCTGATGGCCGCCATGCGCCTGAACATCCCGGTGGTCTTCGTTTCCGGCGGGCCGATGGAGGCCGGCAAGGTGACGGTGAAGGGCAAGATCCGGGCGCTGGACCTCGTCGACGCCATGGTCGTGGCTGCCGACGACAGCTATTCCGACGAAGAAGTGACCGCGATCGAGAAGGCCGCGTGCCCGACCTGCGGCTCGTGCTCGGGCATGTTCACCGCCAACTCGATGAACTGTCTGACCGAGGCGCTGGGCCTGTCGCTGCCCGGCAACGGCTCGGTGCTGGCCACCCACGCCGATCGCGAAGCCCTGTTCAAGGAGGCCGGCCGCCTGATCGTGGATCTCTGCCAGCGCTGGTACGAGCAGGATGACCCGACCGCCCTGCCGCGCGGCATCGCCACCCGGGCCGCGTTCGAGAACGCCATGAGTCTCGACATTGCCATGGGCGGCTCGACCAACACCGTGCTGCACCTCTTGGCCGCCGCCCATGAGGGCGGGATCGACTTCAGCATGGCCGATATCGACCGGCTCTCGCGCCGCGTGCCGTGCCTCTCCAAGGTGGCCCCCGCCAAGAGCGACGTGCACATGGAGGACGTCCACCGGGCCGGCGGAGTCATGGCCATTCTGGGCGAGCTGGAGCGCGGCGGCCTGATCGACGCCAGCCAGCCGACCGTCCACGCCCCGACCATGGCCGAAGCCCTGGCCCGTTGGGACATCGGCCGCACCAACAGCCAGACCGCTCATGAGTTCTTCAAGGCCGCGCCGGGCGGCAAGCCGACCCAGGTGGCCTTCAGCCAGGCCGCCCGCTGGGAGGAGCTGGACCTCGACCGCGAGACGGGCGTCATCCGCTCGGTCGAGCACCCGTTCTCCAAGGACGGCGGCCTGGCGGTACTGTTCGGCAACCTTGCGCCCGAAGGCTGCATCGTGAAGACCGCCGGGGTCGACGAGTCGATCCTGACCTTCCGGGGCGCGGCCCGCGTCTTTGAGAGCCAGGACTCGGCGGTCAGCGGCATCCTGGGCGGCCAGGTCAAGGCCGGCGAGGTCGTGGTCATCCGCTACGAAGGCCCCAAGGGCGGCCCGGGCATGCAGGAGATGCTGTACCCGACCACCTATCTGAAATCGAAGGGCCTGGGCGCGGCCTGCGCCCTGATCACCGACGGCCGCTTCTCGGGCGGCACCTCGGGCCTGTCGATCGGCCACGTCTCGCCCGAAGCCGGCGAGGGCGGCCTGATCGCCCTGGTCGAGACCGGCGACTCGATCCTGATCGACATCCCGACGCGCGGGATCACGCTGGAGGTCCCGGACGACGTGCTGGCCGCCCGCCGCGAGGCGCAGCTGGCGCGCGGCAAGGACGCCTGGACGCCGAAGGATCGCCAGCGCGAGGTCAGCCCCGCCCTGCGCGCCTACGCCGCCATGACCACCAACGCCGCCCGCGGCGCGGTGCGCGACGTCAGCCAGGTGGAGCGGGGTCGCTAG